One genomic segment of Myxocyprinus asiaticus isolate MX2 ecotype Aquarium Trade chromosome 14, UBuf_Myxa_2, whole genome shotgun sequence includes these proteins:
- the LOC127452007 gene encoding RNA-binding protein with serine-rich domain 1, which produces MAPSPTKRRERSEDKPKERGKEKVVGKEGAEKERGRDKIRKRRSNSTGSSSSRSSSSSSSSSGSSSGSSSGSSSSSGSSHSGSSSSSRSSSSSRSSGSPSPSRRRHDNRRRSRSKSKSQKRTDEKERKRRSPSPKPTKLHLGRLTRNVTKEHIQEIFSTYGKIKMIDMPPDRLHPNLSKGYAYVEYETAEDAQKALKHMDGGQIDGQEITATAVLTQRIRPAPRRLSPPRRMPPPPPMWRRTPPRMRRRSRSPRRRSPVRRRSRSRSPGRRRHRSRSSSNSSR; this is translated from the exons AT GGCACCTTCACCGACTAAACGCAGGGAGCGTTCTGAGGACAAACCCAAAGAGCGAGGGAAGGAGAAGGTGGTGGGTAAAGAGGgcgcagagaaagagagaggcagagacAAGATCCGGAAGCGACGCAGTAACTCCACCgggagcagcagcagcag ATCCAGTTCTAGCTCCAGCAGTAGTTCTGGTTCCAGTTCGGGCTCATCCAGCGGGTCCAGTTCCTCCTCTGGTTCCAGCCACTCTGGTTCCTCCAGTTCCTCTCGTTCTTCAAGCTCATCCAGGTCTTCTGGGTCTCCCAGCCCGAGCCGCCGTCGCCATGACAACCGGCGACGCTCTCGATCAAA GTCAAAATCACAAAAACGTACTgatgagaaagagaggaagaggaggagcccTAGCCCCAAACCTACTAAACTTCATCTGGGAAGACTCACCAGAAATGTAACCAAG GAACATATTCAAGAGATCTTTTCGACTTACGGAAAGATCAAAATGATTGACATGCCCCCAGATCGTTTGCACCCTAATTTGTCCAAGGGTTACGCTTATGTGGAATACGAGACTGCAGAGGATGCCCAGAAGGCCCTTAAACACATGGATGGAG GTCAGATTGACGGTCAGGAGATTACAGCCACTGCTGTCCTGACTCAGAGGATACGTCCTGCCCCCCGTAGACTGTCCCCTCCTCGCAGAATGCCCCCTCCACCCCCCATGTGGCGGCGAACGCCACCACGTATGAGGAGaag GTCTCGGTCTCCACGGCGACGCTCCCCAGTGAGAAGGCGTTCTCGCTCCAGGTCTCCAGGTCGCAGACGACATCGTTCCCGCTCGAGTTCCAACTCGTCCCGTTAG
- the LOC127451988 gene encoding uncharacterized protein LOC127451988 translates to MGRLDDAAKRKVVELREAGLSFRKIKAVLELENIKVSAQAIYLFLKEFQGRARKVDGAPAGNSSHTVPVSGTAREVGIGESRQVGWSDQQLRNLLREASRVAASQQASSSSDARAGQSSGTSSAGRQETQEGGKDEDIRIVSVTSLAQGTQHAGIQTSRSGVGSGAMSGANFVRRRHTPSPANPVLVARKRLLDKALFHRARVRENGPQTGQQMSLSMRRDQSSFSGPDGRKVVLPQTASYDLTTPRPPNMRGLHQGATAHRRWMHQRVGIPIRAPQHPPRIGIRLPDPVTTGTTSQNTAPSTRVQNVTNQPSPPPQRSSFDAGAMSGLQEQTQSLSSELRNLGVALRMMVDQQGRLEREQAQQTQVQKQILSALQELASKFEPCSVLHSTSAPTLQASCSMASSTAPFSQTAPSQGVYAQCSQAQTGYNEIHDSGLESIEAFSLDQLSPPSMNGFQPCPASGGPSFNHAQPRTPTFTQAHAQTFSADALPYAQSHTDSFTGMDSKTVDMPSTSADGTFQACSPPNQIFTHPVSPHEPELNIIKVENV, encoded by the exons ATGGGCAGATTGGATGATGCTGCCAAGCGCAAGGTCGTGGAGCTGCGGGAAGCAGGCTTGAGCTTCCGTAAGATCAAAGCTGTGCTGGAGCTGGAGAACATCAAGGTGTCTGCACAGGCCATCTACCTTTTCCTTAAGGAGTTTCAAGGGAGAGCTCGCAAGGTGGATGGAGCTCCAGCTGGGAACAGCAGCCATACGGTGCCAGTGTCAGGTACAGCCAGGGAGGTGGGCATCGGTGAGTCTCGACAGGTTGGCTGGAGTGATCAGCAGCTGAGGAACCTCCTCAGAGAGGCCTCACGGGTCGCAGCCTCACAGCAGGCCAGCTCCTCTTCAGATGCAAGAGCGGGACAGTCTTCCGGGACGAGTTCGGCAGGCAGACAGGAAACACAGGAAGGGGGGAAAGATGAGGACATTCGGATTGTCAGTGTCACATCGCTGGCACAGGGCACGCAGCATGCTGGCATCCAGACTTCGCGTTCAGGGGTGGGCTCCGGGGCAATGAGTGGTGCAAATTTTGTGAGAAGACGACACACACCATCTCCTGCCAACCCTGTGCTTGTGGCTCGTAAGAGACTGCTGGATAAAGCTTTGTTTCACCGAGCGAGG GTAAGGGAAAATGGCCCGCAGACTGGCCAGCAGATGTCGTTGTCAATGAGGCGAGACCAGTCCTCTTTCTCTGGCCCGGATGGGAGAAAGGTTGTGTTACCTCAGACGGCTTCTTATGACCTCACTACACCCAGACCTCCAAACATG AGAGGGTTACACCAAGGAGCTACTGCTCACAGAAGGTGGATGCATCAGAGGGTAGGCATTCCCATTCGAGCTCCTCAACACCCTCCCCGCATAGGTATCCGTCTCCCTGACCCGGTCACCACTGGAACTACATCCCAAAACACGGCCCCCTCCACACGGGTCCAAAACGTGACCAACCAGCCTTCCCCTCCTCCCCAGCGGAGCAGCTTTGACGCTGGAGCTATGAGCGGCCTACAAGAGCAGACCCAGTCATTGAGCTCAGAACTGAGAAATCTAGGTGTAGCACTGAGGATGATGGTGGACCAACAGGGTCGTCTGGAACGAGAGCAGGCCCAGCAGACTCAAGTCCAGAAGCAGATCCTCAGCGCCCTTCAGGAGCTTGCATCCAAATTCGAGCCCTGCAGCGTACTTCATTCCACATCTGCTCCAACGTTGCAAGCATCTTGTTCCATGGCCTCCTCTACAGCGCCTTTTAGCCAGACCGCCCCAAGCCAGGGCGTCTATGCTCAGTGCAGCCAAGCCCAGACGGGGTACAACGAGATCCACGATTCAGGTCTTGAGAGCATCGAGGCATTCTCTCTGGACCAGCTCAGCCCACCCTCCATGAATGGGTTTCAGCCATGCCCAGCCTCCGGCGGGCCCTCGTTCAACCACGCGCAACCGCGCACGCCGACATTCACACAGGCACACGCGCAAACGTTCTCGGCCGATGCACTCCCCTatgcacagtcacacacagactctTTCACAGGGATGGATAGTAAAACGGTTGACATGCCCTCCACCAGTGCAGATGGAACATTCCAGGCTTGTAGCCCCCCTAACCAGATCTTTACTCACCCTGTGTCGCCGCACGAGCCCGAGCTGAACATTATTAAGGTGGAGAACGTCTGA